ATCCCGAGTTGAAAGAACTGTTCAGAAAACTTGAATTCAGAGAAGCTATGGAATATGCTCTCAACAGGCAAAGGATCATAGAAGAGGTATTCGCGGGCCTCGCTATACCAGATGCAGGTTTGATGCTTCCATCGAACAAGGCTTTCTACAACCCCAAGATAGAACAACTCCTCAGACCTTATGATCTAAAAAAAGCTAATGAATTACTGGATAAGATAGGATTGACGAGGAGAGACAGAGAAGGTTACAGGCTCTTCACGACTGGGAAGAGAGTCGAGTTCAATTTGCTTGTGCAGAGTTCTCCGAAAGAATACCAAGATGTTGCACTCATCTTCGCTGAGGATCTCAGAAAAATAGGTATAAAGGTGAACCTACAAATACTGGATGCTTCGTTGGTTGGCCAGATGTTCGGCGCGGGGAATTTCCAAGCTGGAATCAGAGCGTTCGGGAATCAACCAGACCCACAATTGAGAAAAGCGATCTGGCAACCTGGGACTCAGCTGTACTATTGGCATTACTCAACGATGGACAAGACTAAAACACCCCCACAACCTGTGTTCGAAAACATGTTCGACTGGGAAAAGAGGATATGGGAATTGTTTGAAAAAGGTCAAGTGGAGATGGATCCAGTTAAAAGAAAAGCTTACTACGACGAATGGCAGGAACTGTATCACATCTATCTACCTGTGATTTTCGTGTGTAAAGGCATGAACATTTGGGGTTTCAACAAAAATTTGGGTAATGCAGGCTTAACGAAAGAAGGCATGTTACGCTTCACGGTCTGGACAAGTTACAGGAAGTGAACTGAGGCTCCCCGTTAGGGGGAGCCTTCCTTCAGGGTGATTCAACGTGTGGTCCTTCGTATTGAGAAGAATTCTGATCATGATACCTATGATGTTCTTCATCTCAGTTATATGTTTCATTGTAACTGAACTTCAACCGGGAGATTTTCTTTCACAGTATTTGGAAAATCCAAGGATATCGCCTCAACAAATTGAGACATTGAGAAGGGAATTGGCTCTCGATAAACCTGCTCATCAGAGGTATTTAATATGGATAAAGAACATCGTTACCAAGGGGGATTTTGGATACTCTTTTTCCTATCAGCGTCCCGTTGTCGAATTGATTTGGGAAAGACTTGGTTGGACCGTTGCAATTTCGATTTTAACGATAGGTTTTCAGTGGCTCTTCGCAACACTCATGGGGATCTATTCAGCTTTACATCCATACAGAGCGGGTGATTACACTCTCTCCATTTTGGGGTTCGTAGGTCTTTCCATACCGGAGTTTTTCCTCGCACTGGTTTTAATGTACCTTACACTGAAGCTCGGTGGTACAACAGTCGGTGGGCTGTTTTCACCACAGTTTATAGGATCTCCGATGAGTTGGGCAAAGTTCATCGATCTTTTGAAACATCTGTGGCTTCCCATAGTTGTTATAGGTTTGAGCGGGCTCGCGGGATTGATGAGGATCATGCGTGGTAACATGCTGGACGTGCTAGGCTCACCTTTCGTAACGGCTCTGAGAGCTCGAGGTTTGGACGAGAAAACGATCAGAAGGCATGTAATAAAAAACGCGTTGAACCCGTTAGTGAGTATTGCAGGTATGGAACTTCCAAACGTGTTCAGTGGAACGATCATCGCTTCGATCGTTCTAAATCTTCCCACGATAGGTCCATTTTTTTACAACGCCCTGCTGAACCACGATCAATATTTAGTAATGACCTTCCTCATGTTCATAGCGATCATCACGCAAATTGGGAACTTACTTGCTGACATCGCACTTGCTTTGCTTGATCCAAGGATAAACATCAGTTGAGGTGAGATCATGAACACGTGGCAGAGAGTTTTCTATCAATTCAAAAAGCACAAACTTGGTCTTGTGGGATTGTGGATACTCGTGTTTTTATACATTCTGATCATCCTTGCAGACTTCATATCACCGTACAACTTTACCGAATCGCACAGCAGATTCACCTACGCACCCCCAACGAAGATCAGGTTCTTTCACCAAGGAAAATTTAGAGGACCTTTCGTGTACGCCTTGAAGAGAACTAGAGATCCGGTGACATTCATGGTGAAGTATCAAGAAGACAGATCAAAAATCTATCCGGTGAAATTGTTCGTGCAAGGGGAAAAATACAAATTCTGGGGTTTGTTTGAAACAAATCTTCATCTGTTTGGCATAGAGGTCGATTCGAACGAGATGATGCTACTTCTTTTTGGGGCAGACAGGTTCGGCCGAGATCTATTCTCGAGGATCATCCACGGTGGTAGGGTTTCTCTGACGGTGGGGCTCGTGGGCACGTTCATCAGCGTTTTGATAGGTTCAATCGTTGGTTCGATATCAGGTTATTACGGTGGTTGGATAGATGTGCTCATACAAAGATTCATAGAACTACTCAGATCTTTTCCAAGAATTCCTCTGTGGCTTGCTCTCTCTGTGATACTACCACCGAGCTGGCCGAGCACGTGGGTTTATTTTGGTATCGTGGTCGTGTTGTCATTGATAGGTTGGATGGGTATAGCACGTGTAGTGAGAGGTATGACACTCAGTTTGAGAGAGAAGGAGTTCGTGCTAGCGGCAAAAGTCGCTGGCGTGTCGAATTTCAAGATCATTACGAAGCATCTGATCCCAAACATGATGAGTTATCTCATTGTGGTTTCGACACTCTCTGTGCCTGGCATGATACTGGGCGAGAGCGCCATAAGTTTCCTTGGACTGGGAATAAAGGAACCTATGACCAGCTGGGGTTTGTTACTGAACCAGGCCCAATCATTGACAGCACTTTCTACAAGTCCTTGGCTTTTGATACCCGGTTTTTTCATCATGATCTCAGTCTTGGCGTTCAACTTCGTTGGTGATGCCCTGAGGG
This window of the Pseudothermotoga sp. genome carries:
- a CDS encoding ABC transporter permease; this translates as MRRILIMIPMMFFISVICFIVTELQPGDFLSQYLENPRISPQQIETLRRELALDKPAHQRYLIWIKNIVTKGDFGYSFSYQRPVVELIWERLGWTVAISILTIGFQWLFATLMGIYSALHPYRAGDYTLSILGFVGLSIPEFFLALVLMYLTLKLGGTTVGGLFSPQFIGSPMSWAKFIDLLKHLWLPIVVIGLSGLAGLMRIMRGNMLDVLGSPFVTALRARGLDEKTIRRHVIKNALNPLVSIAGMELPNVFSGTIIASIVLNLPTIGPFFYNALLNHDQYLVMTFLMFIAIITQIGNLLADIALALLDPRINIS
- a CDS encoding ABC transporter permease — its product is MNTWQRVFYQFKKHKLGLVGLWILVFLYILIILADFISPYNFTESHSRFTYAPPTKIRFFHQGKFRGPFVYALKRTRDPVTFMVKYQEDRSKIYPVKLFVQGEKYKFWGLFETNLHLFGIEVDSNEMMLLLFGADRFGRDLFSRIIHGGRVSLTVGLVGTFISVLIGSIVGSISGYYGGWIDVLIQRFIELLRSFPRIPLWLALSVILPPSWPSTWVYFGIVVVLSLIGWMGIARVVRGMTLSLREKEFVLAAKVAGVSNFKIITKHLIPNMMSYLIVVSTLSVPGMILGESAISFLGLGIKEPMTSWGLLLNQAQSLTALSTSPWLLIPGFFIMISVLAFNFVGDALRDALDPYRTVEKI